In Humulus lupulus chromosome 6, drHumLupu1.1, whole genome shotgun sequence, a single genomic region encodes these proteins:
- the LOC133785147 gene encoding uncharacterized protein LOC133785147, translated as MTETRASIRSLETQIGKLATLMFKSAQGNLLSTTEFNPKEQCQAITLRSGIRYEGPKKNLSEEEVQKGNTQGIDKEKSNEEKVTEDLSKEEEVPPVSIEHHEILSNKRKMGDYETVALTEECSVILQRKLPQKLRNPGSFTIPCTIGEFECKHALCDLGASINIMPLSVFRRLGLGEARTTTVTLQLADRSVKHPRGII; from the exons ATGACTGAAACCAGGGCGTCCATAAGGAGTTTAGAGACTCAAATAGGGAAGTTGgctactttaatgtttaaaagtgCTCAAGGAAATTTGCTGAGCACTACAGAATTTAATCCTAAGGAACAATGTCAAGctattactttgaggagtggaatAAGGTATGAAGGGCCAAAGAAGAATCTGTCAGAAGAAGAAGTTCAGAAGGGGAATACACAAGGCATAGACAAAGagaagtctaatgaagaaaaggttACCGAAGACCTTAGCAAGGAAGAAGAGGTACCACCTGTGAGTATTGAGCATCAT gagattctgtctaACAAGAGAAAGATGGGTGATTATGAAACCGTAGCGTTAACAGAAGAGTGTAGTGTGATTTTGCAAAggaaacttcctcaaaagttacgAAATCCTGGTAGTTTTACTATTCCATGTACGATTGgggagtttgaatgtaagcatgcactTTGCGATTTGGGGGCAAGTATTAATATAATGCCTTTGTCAGTATTTCGTAGACTTGGTTTGGGTGAAGCTAGGACAACCACAGTAACATTGCAGCTGGCTGATAGATCTGTGAAGCATCCACGTGGTATTATATAA